A genomic segment from Syntrophotalea acetylenivorans encodes:
- the fliQ gene encoding flagellar biosynthesis protein FliQ, translated as MSPEYVTGLGRQAVETILLVAAPMLLAGLGVGLLVSIFQAATQINEQTMTFIPKIVAVFVTLLIFAPWMIKILLSFTTSVLTRIATVGG; from the coding sequence ATGAGCCCTGAATATGTCACCGGACTCGGACGTCAGGCCGTCGAAACCATTTTACTGGTAGCAGCCCCCATGCTGCTGGCCGGACTTGGCGTCGGCCTGCTGGTCAGTATCTTTCAAGCCGCGACCCAGATCAACGAACAGACCATGACCTTTATTCCGAAAATCGTCGCGGTTTTCGTCACCCTGCTGATCTTTGCTCCCTGGATGATCAAGATCCTGCTCAGTTTTACGACCAGCGTGCTGACCCGTATCGCCACCGTTGGCGGCTGA